The Armatimonadota bacterium region GTTACACGCCTCGTTTTGACTCTCAGGCAGTCAACGAGGCATTGCAGCAAGTGGTCGCAGAAGCGTCGTCGGCGGGGCTGGCGCTGGCACTGGGGACGTGTTACATCGAAGCCGATGGGCTGTGCTATAACCAGATTCGCTTCTATGACCAGCGGGGACAGTACCTCGGCTTTCATGCTAAGATACTGCGCTGCGGTAGCATGAGCCATCCGCCCGTTGGAGAGATAGCGCACTACGCTACTGCGCCTTTGCGTACCTTTGCACGGTCGGCGGGCTCCTCTGTAACGACCTGTGGGCAAACCCTACCTGTACGCCTATGCCCGACACTCATCTGACGCAGCAGCTTGCCGCAATGGGAGCAAAGGTCGTCTTCCATGCGGTGAACGGCGGGCGCGATGGCTCAGAGTGGTCGCGGGTAGCATGGCGCTACCACGAGGCAAACCTGCGCCTGCGTGCGCACGCGGGCAAGATTTGGATGGTGACGGTGGACAACTGTTACCCTCTGCACCTGCGGTGTTCCTCGCCCTCAGGGGTGGTGTCGCCGTCTGGAGAGTGGAAAGTGCGCGTCAGAGCACAGGGGGAGCGATTTTTCCTGTATACAATTCCGGTAGACAGTTTTTCCTTGCCGAGTTATAATGTCGAAAAGGATACTTTCTCCACGAGGAGGTGATGAGGAAGCGAGAAGATGGTTCGCATAGCACGGCAGAAAACAGTGCTTGAACTCTTCTGGCTTCACAGTGTGCCCATGGCGCACAGTCACGAAAAAAGAGGTTTTAGCCATGAAGCGCGCATTTACCCTCATCGAGTTGCTCGTGGTGATAGCGATCATCGCAATACTGGCAGCGATTCTGTTCCCGGTATTCGCTCAGGCTCGCGAGAAGGCACGCGCCACGGGCTGTCTATCCAACTGCAAGCAGCTGGGCACAGCGTTCATGATGTACCTGCAGGATTATGACGAACGCTTCCCCGCGATTACCTGGTTCGACTCGTACGATTCTTCTAACAACTGGCTGGGGAGCTTGTCGTGGCCGCTGGTGCTTATCCCTTATCACAAGAACACAGGTAAGGGAAGCTTTCTGGTATGTCCCAGCGACAGCGACCACCCCAACTTCTCGAAACCGGAGTATATCTACCAGCTTCGGGCTGTGAACTGGCCCGGTTCCGAGCGAGACCTGACCACCTACGAAATGGCGCAGGTGTTCCCGCTGTCCTACGCGGCGAACTATTATCTCTCCAACTCCTAGCCGCGAGTACCCGGAGCGATTGGGCAAGTCGGCTTCGCGCTGGCAACCATCGTGAAGCCGGCGAGCGTGTTCTTCCTCACGGAGTTTGGGCGCGGGAACATGCCCTGGTCGCAGATACCCTACAGCGTGTACTATACCATCCCGGGCTACGGGGTGACCACACGCTGGAAGGCAGGACAGCGCCACCATGGCGGGCGCAATTTCGTCTTCTGCGATGGTCACGCCAAGTACTTCCGGGAGCCGATTAACCTCGATATGGCTGGCGTCACTACCAACGATGTGGTGGCGGCTTACCGGCGCATTGGCGTACTGACCGACCCCTTAGACGAAGGCTTATAAACGCCGAACGCATCGTGGAGCCGCCGCGTGCGGCGGCTCCACCTCCTGTTTGTACCGGCTTTCCACGTACCCCTTGCCTTTTTCGCGCGATTTTGGTATGATGAGTGCAGAACACGGCTGTATCCATGCAGCCGCCCACTCTACACTGGGTGAGGATTGAAGCAACGGTGTTCATGGAAGGTGAATCGCAAGTCAAGCGCAGCTATCGTCGCTTCATGCAGATGTCCGACAGGGAAATCGTAGAACAGGCACAGAAAGGCGACGAGCAGGCTGCAGAGTTCCTGCTGTATAAGTATCGCAATCTGGTTCGCACCAAGGTTCGATCATATTTCCTGTTGGGCGCAGAGCGGGAGGACCTGCTACAGGTCGGCATGATTGGGCTGTGGCAGGCAATCCTCGATTACCGAACGGATAAGCCCATCTCATTCCCGGCGTTCGCCAAGGTGTGCATCCAGCGCCATATCATCACCGCCATCAAAGCGGCGACACGACAGAAGCAGATGCCTTTGAACACCTCCCTCTCGCTGGAGGTGACAGCGGAAGACGAAGATGCAGATTGGAGCCTGGCGGATATGCTGCCCGCCGAGCCGAGTAGCGATCCTGAGGAGCGGCTCCTGCGCGCCGAGGACACCCGCCAGCTGCAACGGACCCTACAGCAACTGCTGAGTGACTTCGAATGGCGCGTGCTGATGCATTACCACTTTGGCAAATCGTATCGGGAGATCGCCGAGGCGTTGCAGTGCAAAACGAAGTCGGTAGACAACGCCCTGGCGCGAATCAAACGTAAGGTGGCAGGGCTGCCTCTGGGCAAAGCCGACCTGCGCGAACTCTTTATGAATAACTGAGGTGCTATGACCTTTCAGGAACTACTGCTGAGACTGGAACAGTTCTGGGCGCAACACGGGTGCCTGATTTTACAGCCCTACGATGTGGAGGTTGGAGCAGGCACGATGGCGCCTGGCACGGCACTGCGCAGCCTCGGACCAGAGCCGTGGAACGTCGCGTACGTACAACCCTCCCGCCGCCCCGCCGACGGACGCTACGGGCGTAATCCCATGCGCGTGCAACACTACTACCAGTATCAGGTCATCCTCAAGCCATCGCCGGAGAACGTGGTGGACCTGTATCTGGATAGCCTGCGCGCGCTGGACATTGACCCTCTCGAACACGACATCCGCTTTGTGGAGGACGACTGGGAAGCTCCAACTCTGGGCGCGTCTGGCGTGGGCTGGGAAGTGTGGCTAGACGGCACCGAAATCACGCAGTTCACCTACTTCCAGCAGATGGGAGGCATTGAGTGTCGCCCCGTTTGCGCCGAAATCACCTACGGTCCCGAGCGACTGGCGATGTGCCTGCAGAAGAAAGAGAGCTTCTGGGAGCTGGAGTGGGCGCACGGCATCACCTATGGCGAGGTGGACCGACACGCCGAGATAGAGCACAACTACTACAACTTTGACTATGCAGACGTGGAGATGCTGTTCCGCCTCTTTGAGATGTTCGAGGCGGAGGGTCATCGCATTGCAGGTTTGGGATATACACACCCGGCTTTTGATTATGCGCTGAAGTGTTCGCATGTATTCAACCTGCTGGATGCGCGGGGCAGCATCTCCGTTACCGAACGCGCCAGCTATATCAACCGCGTGCGTGCACTGGCACGGAAGTGCTGCATACTGTACCTCCAGCAGCGTGAAGAGATGGGCTTCCCGCTGCTGAAAACACAGGAGGCGTTGACTGCGGTATGAAAACGATGCTACTCGCGTGGCTTGCTTCCGCCATGCGAGTAGCGGTGGTCAGCGCCCTCGTATTTTTGCTAACGGTAAACTTCGTAGGTCAAGGGTTCCGTGTGGATGGGCGATGCATGGAACCCAATTTACATCATGGGGAGCGCGTGCTCACCGAAAAGGTCAGCTACCGGTGGCGACAGCCCCGGCGCGGCGACGTGGTGGTTTTTCGGGTTCCCGATGGCACCAACGAACTGATGGTGAAACGGGTGATCGCTTTGCCCGGGGAACGCATCAGCATTCGCAACGGCAAGGTGTACATCAACGGATGCCCTCTGCCGGAGCCGTATCGGCGCTATGAGATGCACTATTTCATGCGCGAGAAAACGGTGCCCGAGGGAATGTTATTCGTCATGGGAGATAACCGCGACGTGAGCAACGACAGTCGCGACTGGGGATTCCTGCCTATGCGTCGCGTGATGGCGCGGGTGTGGTGCCGATACCAGCTGCCCTGGCGCTTCGAACTGGTTAGATAAGAGGGAAGAGCACTGGCGGACTGCTGGTTTGTTGCGCCTGATGGAACCTTTTTTCGTGTGGGAGGTCTACTGTGGCAGATTTACTGCTCGAGATCGGAACCGAAGAGCTGCCCGCAGGTGTGGTGGAAAGCGCGCTGGAGCAGCTGCAGGCTGCAGTGACCCAGCGACTGCAGGAGGCGCGTATCGCTTTTGGTGCGGTGGAGACCTTTGGTACACCGCGCAGGTTGATCCTGTTCCTCCAGGAGGTTGCACCGGCTCAGACCGACGTCGTGCGCGAAGTGCGCGGTCCTGCGGCGAATATCGCGTTTGACGCACAGGGTCACCCTACCCCCGCTGCGCTGGGGTTCGCCCGCAAGCAGGGCGTGGACGTAAGCGAACTGGAAGTGGTGCATACCCCGCAGGGCGACTACGTGATGGCGAAGGTTTTCGAACGCGGCAAACCGACCGTAGAGGTCGCAGCCAGTCTCTTTCCCGAAGCCATCCGCTCCCTGACCTTTCCCAAAATGATGCGCTGGGGCAGTGGCAACCTGCGTTTCTGCCGTCCGATACGCTGGTTGCTGGCGTTGTATGGTGGCGAGGTCGTGCCGTTTGAACTGGACGGCATCCGCAGCGGCAACCGCTCCCGCGGGCATCGATTCCTCGCACCGGAGGCGTTTGAAGTGCGAACCCCTGCCGATCTGTTTCACCAGCTGGACGAGCGATACGTGCTGTACGATCACCGCCGCCGGCGAGAGGTGATTCGCGAGCAGGCAAACCGCCTTGCGGAACAGGTTGGCGGGCATATCCTGTGGGACGATGCGCTGTTGGACGAGGTCACCCATCTGGTGGAGTACCCCACTGCCTTGCTGGGGCGTTTTGAGCCCACCTTTCTGAACCTGCCTGAACCGATACTCATTACCGCGATGAAGAAACACCAGCGGTTCTTCGCGGTGGTGGATGCTCAGGGCAAACTGTTGCCGTACTTCGTGGCAGTGCGCAACGGCGATGACCGCCATCTGGACGTCGTGCGCGACGGTAATGAGCGTGTGTTGACCGCTCGATTCAACGATGCGCACTTCTTCTACGAGCGCGACCGCCAGCAACCGCTGGAGGCGTTTGTGGGCGAACTAAAGCGCATCGTGTTTCAGGAGAGGCTCGGCACGATGGCAGACAAGACCGCTCGCCTGGCGAAGATAGCACGGGAGATGGCGGAGCAGGTAGGGCTAGACCCCTCGCTGGCGGAACGGGCTGCTACCCTCTGCAAAGCCGACCTGGCCACCGAAGTGGTGATGGAGCTGCCCGCGCTGCAGGGTGTCATGGGCAGGGAGTACGCCCTGCTGTCGGGCGAAGAGAACACCGTCGCTCAGGCGATCGCCGAGCACTACATGCCCCGTTTCGCCGGGGACGATCTTCCCGAAAGCGTACTCGGGCGGCTGCTCGCAGTATGTGATCGGGTGGATACACTGGTGGGCTACGTGGGCGCTTTGGGGATTATACCTACCGGTTCCGGCGACCCATTTGGCTTGCGGAGAGCTGCACAGGGCGTGGTGCAGATTCTGGCCACGGTGGAGGGGATGCCGCGCCTGTGGTCACTGGTGGATACGGCGATACGCGCGTATGCACAGCAGGGGGTCAGCGTCGGTGAGGAGGGATTGCGTCAGCTGGCGCAGATGTTCTTGGGAAGGATGGAGGCTCTGCTGGAGGACGAGGGTGTCCGCTACGACGTGGTTCAGACGGTGTTGGCGGAAGAGCGCGTGGAGCCGTTTGCAGCGAGGGCGAATGCTCATATGCTCAACGCCTTGCCTATGCAGCGGCTGACCCCCGTGGCGCTGGCAGCAACGCGCGTGCGCAACATCCTAAAGGCGAGTGAGGCGGTCAAACTGGCGCAGACCGCTATCCTGCGACCACCCCTGGAATGGCTCGCACAGGTGGACACGACGCTCTTCCAGCAGGAGGAGGAGCATACCCTGCACGAAAGAGCTCTGCAACACCAGCAGCAGATTACCGAAGCGGCGGAGCGGTTCCGCAGTGAAGAGGTGTTTTCCTTGCTGGAAGCGTTCACCGAACCAGTCAACCGCTTCTTTGATGCCGTACTGGTGATGGCACCGGACGAGGCGATACGACGCAATCGCCTGCTGTTGCTGGCTGGCGTAGATGCTCTCTATCGGTACCTCGGCGATTTCAGCAAGCTGGTGGTTTGACCCGCTGACTGGTAGAGCCTGTCTGCTCTTGACCACAAACAGCATATCATTGCGAGGGGGCGTCAGCCCCCTCGCAATGACACCAACAGGACGAACAGGTTTGAGCAAACCGCTGCCCGACCTACGGAGAGCCCTGAGTGCACCAGCCCCACTGATCCTGCTTGGCGAAGCCCCACAGCTCGTCGCGGCAGACACTCGGTCCAGGCTCCTGTCCGCACCAGCGGGTGTACGCGCCCGATGTCACGCAGTACTGTCGTAGCGCACTGCCGTTGATGTTGGTGCCTGTGCAGCCCGATAGCTTGGCGGTGAAGGTTTTGGCGTGTCCGTCCGCATAGCAGGCATTCACGATATCGTTGTGGCGAGCCTGCACGGGCGAATCGAACAAGCCAAAGCCACAAGC contains the following coding sequences:
- a CDS encoding RNA polymerase factor sigma-70, translating into MQPPTLHWVRIEATVFMEGESQVKRSYRRFMQMSDREIVEQAQKGDEQAAEFLLYKYRNLVRTKVRSYFLLGAEREDLLQVGMIGLWQAILDYRTDKPISFPAFAKVCIQRHIITAIKAATRQKQMPLNTSLSLEVTAEDEDADWSLADMLPAEPSSDPEERLLRAEDTRQLQRTLQQLLSDFEWRVLMHYHFGKSYREIAEALQCKTKSVDNALARIKRKVAGLPLGKADLRELFMNN
- the glyS gene encoding glycine--tRNA ligase beta subunit, with translation MADLLLEIGTEELPAGVVESALEQLQAAVTQRLQEARIAFGAVETFGTPRRLILFLQEVAPAQTDVVREVRGPAANIAFDAQGHPTPAALGFARKQGVDVSELEVVHTPQGDYVMAKVFERGKPTVEVAASLFPEAIRSLTFPKMMRWGSGNLRFCRPIRWLLALYGGEVVPFELDGIRSGNRSRGHRFLAPEAFEVRTPADLFHQLDERYVLYDHRRRREVIREQANRLAEQVGGHILWDDALLDEVTHLVEYPTALLGRFEPTFLNLPEPILITAMKKHQRFFAVVDAQGKLLPYFVAVRNGDDRHLDVVRDGNERVLTARFNDAHFFYERDRQQPLEAFVGELKRIVFQERLGTMADKTARLAKIAREMAEQVGLDPSLAERAATLCKADLATEVVMELPALQGVMGREYALLSGEENTVAQAIAEHYMPRFAGDDLPESVLGRLLAVCDRVDTLVGYVGALGIIPTGSGDPFGLRRAAQGVVQILATVEGMPRLWSLVDTAIRAYAQQGVSVGEEGLRQLAQMFLGRMEALLEDEGVRYDVVQTVLAEERVEPFAARANAHMLNALPMQRLTPVALAATRVRNILKASEAVKLAQTAILRPPLEWLAQVDTTLFQQEEEHTLHERALQHQQQITEAAERFRSEEVFSLLEAFTEPVNRFFDAVLVMAPDEAIRRNRLLLLAGVDALYRYLGDFSKLVV
- a CDS encoding signal peptidase I, producing the protein MKTMLLAWLASAMRVAVVSALVFLLTVNFVGQGFRVDGRCMEPNLHHGERVLTEKVSYRWRQPRRGDVVVFRVPDGTNELMVKRVIALPGERISIRNGKVYINGCPLPEPYRRYEMHYFMREKTVPEGMLFVMGDNRDVSNDSRDWGFLPMRRVMARVWCRYQLPWRFELVR
- the glyQ gene encoding glycine--tRNA ligase alpha subunit gives rise to the protein MTFQELLLRLEQFWAQHGCLILQPYDVEVGAGTMAPGTALRSLGPEPWNVAYVQPSRRPADGRYGRNPMRVQHYYQYQVILKPSPENVVDLYLDSLRALDIDPLEHDIRFVEDDWEAPTLGASGVGWEVWLDGTEITQFTYFQQMGGIECRPVCAEITYGPERLAMCLQKKESFWELEWAHGITYGEVDRHAEIEHNYYNFDYADVEMLFRLFEMFEAEGHRIAGLGYTHPAFDYALKCSHVFNLLDARGSISVTERASYINRVRALARKCCILYLQQREEMGFPLLKTQEALTAV